In a single window of the Phocoena phocoena chromosome 14, mPhoPho1.1, whole genome shotgun sequence genome:
- the ODC1 gene encoding ornithine decarboxylase: MNNFSNEEFDCHFLDEGFTAKDILDQKINEVSSSDDKDAFYVADLGDILKKHLRWFKALPRVTPFYAVKCNDSRTIVKTLAAIGTGFDCASKTEIQLVQSLGVPPERIIYANPCKQVSQIKYAANNGVQMMTFDSEVELMKVARAHPKAKLVLRIATDDSKAVCRLSVKFGATLKTSRLLLERAKELGIDVIGVSFHVGSGCTDPETFVQAISDARCVFDMGAEVGFGMYLLDIGGGFPGSEDVKLKFEEITSVINPALDKYFPSDSGVRIIAEPGRYYVASAFTLAVNIIAKKRVLKEQTGSDDEDESSEQTFMYYVNDGVYGSFNCILYDHAHVKPLLQKRPKPDEKYYSSSIWGPTCDGLDRIVERCNLPEMHVGDWMLFENMGAYTVAAASTFNGFQRPTIYYVMSGPTWQLMQQIQNHDFPPGVEEQDIGTLPVSCAWESGMKRHPAACASARINV; this comes from the exons ATGAACAACTTCAGTAATGAAGAGTTTGACTGCCATTTCCTGGATGAAGGCTTTACTGCCAAGGACATTCTGGACCAGAAAATTAATgaagtttcttcttct GACGATAAGGATGCCTTCTATGTTGCGGACCTGGGAGACATCCTAAAGAAACATCTGAGATGGTTTAAAGCTCTTCCTCGGGTCACCCCCTTTTATGCAGTCAAATGCAATGATAGCAGAACCATAGTGAAGACCCTAGCTGCCATAGGGACAGGATTTGACTGTGCCAGCAAG ACTGAAATCCAGTTGGTGCAGAGTCTCGGGGTGCCTCCAGAGAGGATTATCTATGCAAATCCTTGTAAACAAGTGTCTCAGATTAAATACGCTGCCAATAATGGAGTCCAGATGATGACTTTTGATAGTGAAGTTGAGTTGATGAAAGTTGCCAGGGCGCATCCAAAGGCCAA GTTGGTTTTGCGGATTGCCACTGATGATTCCAAAGCAGTCTGTCGCCTCAGTGTCAAATTTGGTGCCACACTCAAAACCAGCAGGCTTCTTTTGGAACGGGCGAAAGAGCTGGGTATCGACGTCATTGGTGTCAG CTTCCATGTGGGAAGTGGTTGTACTGATCCGGAGACCTTCGTGCAGGCCATCTCTGATGCCCGCTGTGTCTTTGACATGGGA GCTGAGGTTGGTTTCGGCATGTATCTGCTTGATATTGGTGGTGGCTTTCCCGGATCTGAGGATGTAAAGCTTAAATTCGAAGAG ATTACCAGTGTAATCAACCCGGCGTTGGACAAGTATTTTCCATCAGACTCTGGAGTTAGAATCATAGCTGAGCCAGGCAGATACTATGTTGCATCAGCTTTCACGCTAGCAGTTAATATCATTGCCAAAAAACGCGTATTAAAGGAACAGACAGGCTCTGATG ATGAAGATGAGTCAAGTGAGCAGACGTTTATGTACTACGTGAATGACGGAGTGTACGGGTCTTTCAACTGCATCCTCTACGATCACGCACACGTGAAGCCTCTTCTGCAGAAG AGACCCAAACCAGATGAGAAGTATTATTCGTCCAGCATCTGGGGACCGACCTGTGATGGCCTGGATCGCATTGTTGAGCGCTGTAACTTGCCCGAGATGCATGTGGGCGATTGGATGCTCTTTGAAAACATGGGTGCTTACACTGTCGCTGCTGCTTCTACCTTCAATGGATTCCAGAGACCAACCATCTACTATGTGATGTCAGGGCCAACATG GCAACTGATGCAGCAAATTCAGAACCACGACTTCCCACCCGGAGTAGAGGAGCAGGACATTGGCACTCTGCCTGTGTCCTGTGCTTGGGAGAGTGGAATGAAACGGCACCCAGCAGCCTGCGCTTCAGCTCGTATTAATGTGTAG